A region of Lycium barbarum isolate Lr01 chromosome 1, ASM1917538v2, whole genome shotgun sequence DNA encodes the following proteins:
- the LOC132616795 gene encoding protein FAR-RED IMPAIRED RESPONSE 1-like, with translation MDPNIFNVDNNNSENVDYNSETDDYNGENVVNNIEDGDIRATLNNVLGIEDEDEDSEDFNGGGPDPYLDSEDEGLNLVCVEEEVNTPDHFEDYEEDPLTNEYEPEHDVTDEDEARGGMNGERFTHEQFLQGPLEGMTFGSKDSMFSFYRERARLKGFGVVKKIELKKHSDFVNYVVYACDRLRKGKQKKSSKRIECKARVNAVMMVDGSSWRVTKVESEHNHVLDARLSRFMPSHREMSRSLKRQLVAHDIAGLRPSTSIRLLEVEVGGPENLGCTHKDCRNYILWERRLRTFSTDAEAINRFFLDMQIKDREFFYAVDHDNSGRVRNCVWVHTHSKYAYLEFCDVICFDTTYLVNQWHMLFALFIDVNQHQQSILLGCALITSEDANTYKYVFSTWLRAMNGVAPTAIMTDQCESIKAAIRVVMPDAIHRYCIWHIFTKLPFRLKRVHNAKIAKREFKAVIFDSITIDEFVGKWEAFIQIYELQNRRWLSNLFLEREKWVPVYLKHYFWAGMLSTQRCEGMHAFFDGYISGSSTLKLFVEQYEIALRPKFDKELTSEFISRYTEAKVFSRFLWEEQIQTHYTRTIYNLFMDQVAKKYHCKTSIHEDAEVVEGVEKFDVADYSNKNDFHGNIFVFLVEYRTNGEYLECNCKHFESTYILCCHILEVMSRKRIDIIPERVSDVALDSEVKIRDFKNVMKARLAAYLD, from the exons ATGGACCCAAACATTTTCAATGTTGATAATAACAACAGTGAAAACGTTGATTACAACAGTGAAACTGATGATTACAACGGTGAAAATGTCGTTAACAACATTGAAGACGGTGATATAAGGGCAACCTTGAATAATGTTTTAGGGATTGAAG atgaagatgaagattcaGAGGATTTCAATGGTGGAGGTCCAGACCCATACTTGGACAGCGAAGATGAAGGGCTCAACTTGGTGTGTGTAGAGGAAGAGGTAAATACTCCTGATCACTTTGAGGACTACGAAGAGGATCCTTTGACGAATGAATATGAACCTGAGCATGATGTGACAGATGAAGATGAAGCTAGAGGAGGAATGAATGGGGAGAGATTTACACATGAACAATTTTTACAAGGTCCTCTTGAAGGGATGACATTTGGAAGTAAAGATTCAATGTTTTCATTTTACAGAGAGCGCGCCAGATTGAAAGGGTTTGGTGTGGTGAAAAAAATAGAGTTAAAAAAACATAGTGATTTTGTTAATTATGTTGTCTATGCTTGTGATAGGTTAaggaaaggaaaacaaaagaaatcGAGCAAAAGGATTGAATGTAAAGCTCGTGTTAATGCTGTTATGATGGTTGATGGATCATCATGGCGTGTCACTAAGGTTGAAAGTGAGCATAATCATGTGTTGGATGCCAGACTATCACGATTTATGCCTTCACACAGGGAAATGAGCAGGAGTTTGAAGAGGCAGCTTGTTGCTCACGACATTGCAGGTTTGAGACCTTCAACGAGCATAAGACTCTTAGAAGTTGAAGTTGGTGGTCCTGAGAATTTGGGATGTACCCACAAGGACTGCAGAAACTATATTTTGTGGGAGAGGAGGTTGAGAACCTTTTCCACCGATGCAGAAGCAATAAACAGGTTTTTTCTTGACATGCAGATTAAGGATAGGGAGTTTTTCTATGCAGTAGACCACGATAATTCTGGCAGGGTACGTAACTGTGTATGGGTTCATACACATTCTAAGTATGCATATCTTgaattttgtgatgtgatatgttttGACACTACCTACCTTGTGAATCAATGGCATATGCTGTTTGCTTTATTCATTGATGTGAATCAGCACCAGCAGTCCATACTTCTTGGATGTGCTTTGATTACAAGCGAGGATGCTAACACTTACAAATATGTCTTCTCTACTTGGCTTAGAGCCATGAATGGTGTAGCTCCAACCGCTATTATGACAGACCAATGTGAGAGTATTAAGGCAGCTATCAGAGTGGTGATGCCAGACGCAATCCACAGGTATTGTATTTGGCACATTTTCACAAAGTTGCCTTTCAGGCTAAAGCGAGTTCATAATGCTAAAATTGCCAAGAGGGAATTTAAAGCAGTAATCTTTGATAGCATTACTATTGATGAATTTGTTGGAAAATGGGAGGCATTTATTCAAATATATGAGTTACAAAACAGAAGATGGTTATCTAATTTGTTTTTGGAAAGGGAGAAGTGGGTTCCTGTATACCTAAAACACTATTTTTGGGCTGGTATGCTGTCCACACAAAGGTGTGAgggtatgcatgctttctttgATGGCTATATCAGTGGTTCTAGCACACTAAAGCTGTTTGTTGAGCAATACGAGATAGCCTTGAGACCAAAGTTTGATAAAGAGTTAACTTCTGAATTTATTTCTAGGTATACAGAAGCAAAAGTTTTCTCTAGATTCTTGTGGGAGGAACAAATACAAACTCATTACACTCGTACAATATATAATCTTTTTATGGACCAGGTAGCGAAAAAGTATCACTGTAAAACGAGCATTCATGAAGATGCTGAAGTGGTGGAAGGTGTAGAGAAGTTCGACGTTGCAGATTATTCAAATAAGAATGATTTTCATGGCAATATATTTGTGTTCTTGGTGGAATACAGAACAAACGGCGAATATTTGGAATGTAATTGCAAACACTTTGAATCTACTTATATTTTGTGTTGCCATATACTAGAAGTTATGTCAAGAAAGCGGATTGACATAATCCCTGAGAG GGTCTCTGATGTTGCATTGGATAGTGAAGTGAAAATTAGAGACTTTAAAAATGTAATGAAAGCCAGACTGGCTGCCTATTTAGATTAG